In the Quadrisphaera sp. RL12-1S genome, one interval contains:
- a CDS encoding uroporphyrinogen-III synthase — protein MPGSCTELDPTQLLGATIGVTSHRRSDELIATFTRRGAGVVHAPTMRIVPLTEDADLVAGTRAAIADPPDVLVVTTAIGLRGWISAAEAHGLDEALVEALADTQVLARGPKARGAVRAAGLSEAWTAASEQTAEAVEHLLRQGVAGRSVLVQLHGAAGLEDLEPLRAAGADLRTLAVYRWEPPDDPLAVDRLVDAVAARSLDAVTFTSAPGAVALLEAAQRRGRLAEVLAAMGGAGGHSTGDGRAAVVCCAVGDVTAAPLRERGVEPLVPERWRLGALMRCLSAHLAEHPRARAATPAGELVVRARAAVLDGRVLDLAPGPLAVLARLAAAPGRVVGRADLLAELPLATDGHAVEVAVARLRAALPGPGGGGPVVRTVVKRGYALEVA, from the coding sequence GTGCCCGGGTCCTGCACCGAGCTCGACCCCACGCAGCTGCTCGGCGCCACCATCGGCGTCACCAGCCACCGCCGCTCCGACGAGCTCATCGCCACCTTCACCCGCCGCGGCGCCGGCGTGGTCCACGCCCCCACGATGCGCATCGTCCCCCTCACCGAGGACGCCGACCTCGTGGCGGGCACCCGCGCCGCCATCGCCGACCCGCCCGACGTCCTGGTGGTCACCACCGCCATCGGCCTGCGCGGCTGGATCTCCGCCGCCGAGGCCCACGGCCTGGACGAGGCGCTCGTGGAGGCGCTCGCGGACACGCAGGTGCTGGCCCGCGGACCCAAGGCCCGCGGCGCCGTGCGGGCGGCCGGTCTGTCGGAGGCGTGGACCGCCGCCAGCGAGCAGACTGCCGAGGCGGTCGAGCACCTGCTCAGGCAGGGCGTGGCCGGGCGCTCGGTGCTGGTCCAGCTGCACGGCGCGGCCGGTCTGGAGGACCTGGAGCCGCTGCGGGCCGCCGGCGCCGACCTGCGCACGCTGGCGGTGTACCGCTGGGAGCCCCCGGACGACCCCCTCGCCGTGGACCGGCTGGTCGACGCGGTGGCCGCCCGCAGCCTCGACGCGGTGACGTTCACCTCCGCACCGGGCGCCGTGGCGCTGCTGGAGGCCGCGCAGCGCCGCGGCCGGCTGGCCGAGGTGCTCGCCGCGATGGGGGGCGCCGGGGGCCATAGCACCGGGGACGGGCGCGCCGCGGTGGTGTGCTGCGCCGTCGGCGACGTCACCGCCGCGCCCCTGCGCGAGCGCGGCGTGGAGCCCCTCGTGCCCGAGCGCTGGCGGCTGGGGGCGCTCATGCGCTGCCTGTCGGCGCACCTGGCCGAGCACCCCCGCGCCCGTGCGGCCACCCCGGCCGGTGAGCTGGTGGTCCGCGCCCGCGCCGCTGTGCTCGACGGGCGCGTGCTCGACCTGGCGCCCGGCCCGCTGGCGGTGCTGGCGCGGCTGGCGGCCGCGCCGGGCCGCGTGGTCGGGCGCGCCGACCTGCTCGCGGAGCTGCCGCTGGCCACCGACGGGCACGCGGTGGAGGTGGCCGTGGCGCGGCTGCGGGCGGCGCTGCCGGGACCCGGCGGCGGCGGACCGGTGGTGCGCACGGTGGTCAAGCGCGGGTACGCCCTGGAGGTCGCGTGA
- a CDS encoding polysaccharide deacetylase family protein has protein sequence MSQPPAPRPSRRTALAALAALSAGGAAALAGCSTDGTPTGEQQPTTTSAAGAPSGSAATSTAAASSAAASSSSSSSATGGVPTGADITAGPATSTGVALTFHGAGDPKITQDVVRELASAGALITVMAIGTWLAEDPQMAKLLLDHGHELGNHTWSHRDMPSLSAADTTAEVQRAAAELKALTGSPGRWFRPSATSASTPQIRAAATAAGYGACLMYDVDPMDNRDPGSAAITSRLLGAVRPGSIVSLHLGHAGTRDALPAVLDGLRQKGLQAVTASQLLGVR, from the coding sequence ATGAGCCAGCCCCCCGCCCCCCGCCCCAGCCGCCGCACCGCGCTCGCCGCCCTGGCCGCCCTGTCGGCCGGGGGAGCCGCCGCGCTCGCGGGCTGCAGCACCGACGGCACCCCCACCGGCGAGCAGCAGCCGACGACGACGAGCGCCGCCGGCGCGCCGTCCGGCTCCGCCGCCACCTCGACAGCGGCAGCGTCGTCGGCGGCAGCGTCGTCGTCGTCCTCCTCCTCCGCCACGGGGGGCGTGCCGACCGGCGCCGACATCACCGCCGGCCCCGCCACCTCCACCGGTGTGGCGCTGACCTTCCACGGCGCCGGGGACCCGAAGATCACCCAGGACGTGGTCCGGGAGCTGGCCAGCGCCGGGGCGCTCATCACCGTGATGGCCATCGGCACCTGGCTGGCGGAGGACCCGCAGATGGCCAAGCTGCTGCTCGACCACGGGCACGAGCTGGGCAACCACACGTGGAGCCACCGCGACATGCCGTCCCTGTCGGCCGCGGACACCACCGCCGAGGTGCAGCGCGCCGCCGCCGAGCTCAAGGCCCTCACCGGCTCGCCCGGGCGCTGGTTCCGCCCCAGCGCCACCAGCGCCAGCACCCCGCAGATCCGCGCCGCCGCCACGGCCGCCGGGTACGGCGCCTGCCTCATGTACGACGTCGACCCCATGGACAACCGCGACCCGGGCTCGGCGGCCATCACCTCCCGCCTGCTGGGCGCGGTGCGGCCGGGGTCCATCGTCAGCCTGCACCTGGGGCACGCCGGCACCCGCGACGCCCTGCCCGCCGTGCTCGACGGGCTGCGGCAGAAGGGGCTCCAGGCCGTCACGGCCTCCCAGCTGCTGGGCGTCCGGTAG
- the nirB gene encoding nitrite reductase large subunit NirB, protein MHREREARKRSLVLVGNGMAGARLLEELLERGASDLFEITVFGDEPYGNYNRIMLSHVLAGEDGEESIYLNELGWYAENGIELRSGVRVVDVDLPAQEVVDAHGGRTPYDVVVIATGSSPHFPPMDGLRREDGSLLPGVSGFRSLDETRAMLEEARSGQHQRAVVIGGGLLGLEAAKGLQNHGLDVTVIHSPAHLMNQQLDAEAGAVLRRSIEDCGISVVTGARTTGVSACTEKGRVSGVTLKDGRTFPADVVVVTAGIRPNTDVGVRAGLVVERGIVVDDQMRCVDQPVGSGGEVFALGECAQHRGETYGLVAPLWEQATVLADVLTGADPDAAYHGSKTSTKLKVAGVDVAAIGQSGPEHPEDEHVVFSDVRRGLYQSVVVRDGRLVGATLLGDTRKSAALQQVFDRGLPLPEQRVELLFDLGATAEGSVEDLADDAQVCNCNGVTKGDICGAVAGGCSSVKSVMDATRAGKGCGSCKEVVSSLVEHAVAAGGGALTEDPSVHWYVPGVPLRKDELVAAIREQHLTSVSAVFAALAPGGAEDAKSKMGLTSLLRTLWPTEFVDERDARFINDRVHANIQRDGTFSVVPQMKGGVTTPDQLRRIADVADKYGVGMLKVTGGQRIDMLGVKKEDLPKVWADLDMPSGYAYGKSMRTVKTCVGTDYCRFGLGDSTALGIALEERFQGIETPAKLKLGVVGCPRNCAEAYVKDVGVVAIGGGKWEVYVGGAAGASVRKADLLATVDSPEAVIALTGRFIQFYRTWGNWLERTYDFVPRLSIERVRLVLVEDSDGMCAQLDTEIDAACAAYRDPWKERDAPDAPGRFSAPALPLLPLPVVPSRRMGAPGGTPREELPVEIVMPNEEAVMSGAMAGAQQ, encoded by the coding sequence ATGCACAGGGAGCGGGAAGCCCGGAAGCGGAGCCTGGTGCTGGTCGGCAACGGCATGGCCGGGGCCCGGCTGCTGGAGGAGCTGCTGGAACGCGGCGCCTCCGACCTCTTCGAGATCACCGTCTTCGGTGACGAGCCGTACGGCAACTACAACCGGATCATGCTGTCGCACGTCCTGGCGGGCGAGGACGGCGAGGAGTCGATCTACCTCAACGAGCTCGGCTGGTACGCCGAGAACGGCATCGAGCTGCGCTCCGGGGTGCGCGTCGTCGACGTCGACCTGCCGGCGCAGGAGGTCGTCGACGCCCACGGCGGCCGCACGCCCTACGACGTCGTCGTCATCGCCACCGGGTCCTCCCCGCACTTCCCGCCGATGGACGGGCTGCGCCGCGAGGACGGCTCCCTGCTGCCGGGCGTGTCCGGCTTCCGGAGCCTGGACGAGACCCGGGCGATGCTGGAGGAGGCCAGGTCCGGTCAGCACCAGCGGGCCGTGGTCATCGGCGGCGGGCTGCTGGGCCTGGAGGCGGCCAAGGGCCTGCAGAACCACGGCCTGGACGTCACCGTCATCCACTCCCCGGCGCACCTCATGAACCAGCAGCTCGACGCCGAGGCCGGCGCGGTGCTGCGGCGCTCGATCGAGGACTGCGGCATCTCCGTGGTCACCGGGGCCCGCACCACGGGCGTCTCGGCGTGCACGGAGAAGGGCCGCGTCTCGGGCGTCACCCTGAAGGACGGCCGCACCTTCCCCGCCGACGTGGTGGTGGTCACCGCCGGCATCCGTCCCAACACCGACGTCGGCGTGCGCGCCGGGCTGGTGGTGGAGCGCGGCATCGTCGTCGACGACCAGATGCGCTGCGTCGACCAGCCGGTCGGCTCCGGCGGGGAGGTGTTCGCCCTCGGGGAGTGCGCCCAGCACCGCGGGGAGACGTACGGCCTGGTGGCGCCCCTGTGGGAGCAAGCCACCGTGCTGGCCGACGTGCTCACCGGTGCTGACCCGGACGCGGCCTACCACGGGTCGAAGACCTCGACGAAGCTCAAGGTGGCCGGCGTCGACGTCGCCGCCATCGGCCAGTCCGGGCCGGAGCACCCCGAGGACGAGCACGTGGTCTTCTCCGACGTCCGCCGCGGGCTCTACCAGTCCGTGGTGGTCCGCGACGGGCGGCTGGTCGGCGCGACGCTGCTGGGCGACACCCGCAAGTCCGCCGCGCTGCAGCAGGTCTTCGACCGCGGGCTGCCCCTGCCCGAGCAGCGGGTGGAGCTGCTCTTCGACCTCGGCGCCACCGCCGAGGGCTCGGTGGAGGACCTGGCGGACGACGCGCAGGTCTGCAACTGCAACGGCGTCACCAAGGGCGACATCTGCGGCGCCGTGGCCGGCGGGTGCTCCTCGGTGAAGTCGGTCATGGACGCCACGCGCGCCGGCAAGGGCTGCGGCTCCTGCAAGGAGGTGGTCAGCTCGCTCGTCGAGCACGCCGTCGCCGCCGGCGGCGGAGCGCTCACCGAGGACCCGTCGGTCCACTGGTACGTGCCCGGGGTCCCGCTGCGCAAGGACGAGCTGGTCGCCGCCATCCGCGAGCAGCACCTGACCTCGGTGTCCGCCGTCTTCGCCGCGCTCGCGCCGGGCGGCGCCGAGGACGCGAAGTCCAAGATGGGCCTGACCTCGCTGCTGCGGACCCTGTGGCCGACGGAGTTCGTCGACGAGCGCGACGCCCGCTTCATCAACGACCGCGTCCACGCCAACATCCAGCGCGACGGCACCTTCAGCGTCGTCCCGCAGATGAAGGGCGGCGTCACCACCCCCGACCAGCTGCGCCGCATCGCCGACGTCGCCGACAAGTACGGCGTGGGGATGCTCAAGGTCACCGGTGGGCAGCGCATCGACATGCTCGGCGTCAAGAAGGAGGACCTCCCGAAGGTCTGGGCCGACCTCGACATGCCGTCGGGCTACGCCTACGGCAAGTCGATGCGCACGGTGAAGACCTGCGTCGGCACCGACTACTGCAGGTTCGGCCTGGGGGACTCCACCGCGCTGGGCATCGCCCTGGAGGAGCGCTTCCAGGGCATCGAGACCCCCGCCAAGCTCAAGCTCGGCGTGGTCGGCTGCCCCCGCAACTGCGCCGAGGCGTACGTCAAGGACGTCGGCGTGGTCGCCATCGGCGGCGGGAAGTGGGAGGTCTACGTGGGCGGGGCCGCGGGCGCCTCGGTCCGCAAGGCCGACCTGCTCGCCACCGTCGACTCACCCGAGGCGGTGATCGCGCTCACCGGCAGGTTCATCCAGTTCTACCGGACCTGGGGCAACTGGCTGGAGCGCACCTACGACTTCGTGCCGCGCCTGTCGATCGAGAGGGTCCGGCTCGTGCTGGTCGAGGACTCCGACGGGATGTGCGCCCAGCTCGACACCGAGATCGACGCCGCCTGCGCCGCCTACCGCGACCCGTGGAAGGAGCGCGACGCCCCCGACGCGCCCGGCCGCTTCTCCGCGCCGGCGCTGCCGCTGCTGCCGCTGCCCGTGGTGCCCTCGCGCCGGATGGGCGCCCCCGGTGGCACGCCCCGCGAGGAGCTGCCGGTGGAGATCGTCATGCCGAACGAGGAGGCCGTCATGTCCGGAGCGATGGCCGGAGCCCAGCAGTGA
- a CDS encoding ATP-binding protein — MDPVANPYAPGAGRTPAALVGRDRQREAWRVGLDRVERGRTAQPVVLYGLRGVGKTVLLSSFRTAAAQRGWVVAQVEAGRGGTSSGAGSRAGLRGAIGEALHVPLVDLARPSAGRRLLAALRTALSFKASYDTAGTWNFGVDLSEASGGGADTGVFEADLAKLVRDVAAGAAEEGVGLALLVDEAQDATADELAALCAVAHAAGQQDWPVLVALAGLPSLPRVLAEAKSYAERLFVYERIEQLPPEAAVEALVAPAVAEGVHWTDGAVELVVGATGGYPYFLQQFGQECWNEAEGTTIAHADARVGAARGRAALDDGFFRSRWDRATTAEQAYLRAMAADGDAGSPSGEVAARLGRKVASLGPARASLIAKGLVYAPEHGVVAFTVPGMADFIERQPAG, encoded by the coding sequence GTGGATCCCGTGGCCAACCCCTACGCGCCCGGCGCGGGGCGCACGCCGGCCGCGCTGGTGGGCCGGGACCGGCAGCGCGAGGCGTGGCGGGTGGGCCTGGACCGCGTCGAGCGGGGCCGCACGGCGCAGCCCGTGGTGCTCTACGGCCTGCGCGGCGTGGGCAAGACGGTGCTGCTGTCGAGCTTCCGCACGGCCGCGGCGCAGCGCGGCTGGGTGGTGGCCCAGGTCGAGGCCGGGCGCGGCGGCACCAGCAGCGGGGCGGGGTCGCGCGCGGGGCTGCGGGGCGCGATCGGTGAGGCGCTGCACGTCCCCCTGGTGGACCTGGCCAGGCCCAGCGCCGGCCGCCGGCTCCTGGCGGCGCTGCGCACGGCGCTGAGCTTCAAGGCCTCCTACGACACCGCCGGCACCTGGAACTTCGGGGTGGACCTCAGCGAGGCCAGTGGCGGAGGCGCCGACACGGGGGTGTTCGAGGCCGACCTCGCCAAGCTGGTGCGCGACGTGGCCGCGGGCGCCGCCGAGGAGGGCGTGGGCCTGGCGCTGCTGGTGGACGAGGCGCAGGACGCCACCGCCGACGAGCTGGCCGCGCTGTGCGCGGTCGCCCACGCGGCCGGCCAGCAGGACTGGCCGGTGCTCGTGGCGCTGGCGGGCCTGCCGAGCCTGCCGCGGGTGCTGGCCGAGGCGAAGTCGTACGCGGAGCGGCTCTTCGTCTACGAGCGGATCGAGCAGCTGCCGCCGGAGGCCGCCGTGGAGGCGCTCGTGGCGCCGGCGGTGGCCGAGGGCGTCCACTGGACCGACGGCGCGGTGGAGCTGGTGGTGGGCGCCACCGGCGGCTACCCGTACTTCCTGCAGCAGTTCGGTCAGGAGTGCTGGAACGAGGCCGAGGGGACCACCATCGCCCACGCCGACGCCCGGGTGGGCGCCGCTCGCGGCCGGGCCGCCCTCGACGACGGCTTCTTCAGGTCGCGGTGGGACCGCGCCACCACCGCCGAGCAGGCCTACCTGCGGGCGATGGCCGCCGACGGCGACGCCGGCTCCCCGTCCGGGGAGGTGGCGGCGCGGCTGGGTCGCAAGGTGGCGAGCCTCGGGCCGGCGCGCGCGAGCCTCATCGCCAAGGGCCTCGTCTACGCCCCCGAGCACGGGGTGGTGGCCTTCACGGTGCCCGGCATGGCCGACTTCATCGAGCGGCAGCCAGCGGGCTGA
- a CDS encoding Rieske (2Fe-2S) protein, with protein MTATTTAAAGVRVAALADIPPGEGRAYVVEGAAGPTQVAVFHHRDGRVSAVDAVCPHSGGPLADGQIDSCVVVCPLHLNTWDLRTGASTSGQAPVRVHGVVVIDTPDAPDGPQVHVTPAP; from the coding sequence GTGACCGCCACGACGACGGCGGCCGCGGGCGTGCGGGTCGCTGCGCTCGCGGACATCCCCCCGGGGGAGGGCCGCGCGTACGTGGTGGAGGGCGCAGCCGGTCCCACGCAGGTCGCGGTGTTCCACCACCGCGACGGCCGCGTCTCCGCCGTCGACGCCGTCTGCCCCCACTCCGGCGGGCCGCTCGCGGACGGGCAGATCGACTCCTGCGTGGTGGTCTGCCCGCTGCACCTCAACACGTGGGACCTGCGGACCGGGGCCTCCACGTCCGGCCAGGCGCCGGTGCGCGTGCACGGCGTCGTCGTCATCGACACCCCCGACGCCCCCGACGGCCCCCAGGTCCACGTCACCCCCGCCCCCTGA
- the cobA gene encoding uroporphyrinogen-III C-methyltransferase — translation MSPTYPLHLDLEGRRAVVVGGGPVAARRARGLLEAGADVLLVAPQACAEVTELDGSGQISWRRGRFAASDLDGAWLVHTATGVPRTDDAVAAEATSRRVWCVRADDAARSRAWTPAVVRHEDVVVSVTAGGDPKRAAAVRDGVRLGLSSGALPLRRRRPHTGLGRVTLVGGGPGDASLITLAGRRALAEADVVVVDRLAPRDLLAELDADVEVVDVGKAPDHHPVPQREIERVLVDRALHGLRVVRLKGGDGYVFGRGAEELAACRAAGVPCEVVPGITSALAVPAAAGIPVTHRGVARSVTVMTGHESLGGDELLDLAAQTRRGGTLVVLMGASRLAELADGLVAHGADPQLPVAVVESGCTPQQRTTTATLADAAAVAQRRGVKAPAVLVIGAVAAMAHGGSYRPALAVATSPSP, via the coding sequence ATGAGCCCGACCTACCCGCTCCACCTCGACCTCGAGGGCCGCCGCGCCGTCGTGGTCGGCGGTGGCCCGGTCGCCGCCCGCCGCGCCCGCGGCCTCCTCGAGGCCGGAGCCGACGTCCTGCTCGTGGCCCCGCAGGCCTGCGCCGAGGTCACCGAGCTCGACGGGTCCGGCCAGATCTCCTGGCGCCGCGGCAGGTTCGCCGCCTCCGACCTCGACGGCGCCTGGCTCGTGCACACCGCCACCGGCGTGCCGCGCACCGACGACGCCGTCGCCGCCGAGGCCACCTCCCGCAGGGTCTGGTGCGTCCGCGCCGACGACGCGGCGCGCTCGCGGGCATGGACCCCCGCCGTCGTCCGCCACGAGGACGTCGTCGTCTCCGTCACCGCCGGCGGCGACCCGAAGCGCGCCGCCGCCGTGCGCGACGGCGTCCGCCTGGGCCTGTCCTCCGGGGCGCTCCCGCTGCGCCGCCGCCGCCCCCACACCGGCCTGGGCCGCGTCACCCTGGTCGGCGGCGGCCCCGGCGACGCCTCCCTCATCACCCTCGCCGGCCGGCGCGCGCTCGCGGAGGCCGACGTCGTCGTCGTCGACAGGCTCGCCCCCCGCGACCTGCTGGCGGAGCTGGACGCCGACGTCGAGGTGGTCGACGTCGGCAAGGCCCCCGACCACCACCCCGTCCCGCAGCGCGAGATCGAGCGGGTGCTGGTCGACCGCGCCCTGCACGGCCTGCGCGTGGTGCGCCTCAAGGGCGGTGACGGCTACGTCTTCGGCCGCGGTGCCGAGGAGCTCGCCGCCTGCCGCGCCGCCGGCGTGCCCTGCGAGGTGGTGCCCGGCATCACCAGCGCCCTCGCCGTGCCCGCCGCCGCGGGCATCCCGGTCACCCACCGTGGCGTGGCCCGCTCGGTGACCGTCATGACCGGGCACGAGTCCCTCGGCGGCGACGAGCTGCTCGACCTCGCCGCCCAGACCCGCCGCGGCGGCACCCTCGTGGTGCTCATGGGCGCCTCGCGGCTCGCGGAGCTCGCCGACGGGCTGGTCGCGCACGGCGCCGACCCCCAGCTGCCCGTGGCGGTGGTCGAGAGCGGCTGCACCCCGCAGCAGCGGACGACGACGGCGACCCTCGCCGACGCCGCGGCCGTCGCGCAGCGCCGGGGCGTCAAGGCCCCCGCCGTGCTGGTCATCGGCGCCGTGGCCGCCATGGCCCACGGCGGCAGCTACCGCCCGGCGCTGGCCGTGGCCACCTCCCCGTCCCCGTGA
- a CDS encoding molybdopterin oxidoreductase, whose product MSSTFRFLQGVFPVTGAGLDKHALLDESLTYEVPEGRRAQVLYFRGGNASDELVIVVLVRDGVPMRWFPIGAKGDVHVPLRVVEDVEAGEVLELHLAAPTGLVASVVVDLGLVEV is encoded by the coding sequence ATGAGCTCGACCTTCCGCTTCCTGCAGGGGGTCTTCCCCGTCACCGGGGCCGGCCTCGACAAGCACGCGCTGCTCGACGAGTCCCTCACCTACGAGGTGCCGGAGGGCCGCCGCGCCCAGGTCCTGTACTTCCGCGGCGGCAACGCCAGCGACGAGCTGGTCATCGTCGTCCTGGTCCGCGACGGGGTGCCGATGCGCTGGTTCCCCATCGGCGCGAAGGGCGACGTGCACGTGCCGCTGCGGGTGGTGGAGGACGTCGAGGCCGGTGAGGTGCTCGAGCTGCACCTGGCGGCGCCGACGGGGCTCGTGGCGAGCGTCGTCGTCGACCTGGGTCTCGTCGAGGTCTGA
- a CDS encoding YncE family protein has translation MRTSPRTRASRPPRRGLLPALVPALVPALLIALAGCSATGSDPAGSASSDASMAGMAGMSSSAPAAPGSTAATSTAAASSAGVYAGAGAGMLSETAKTAKPLVYVPNTKSDTVDVVDPTTMAVLSSFPVGHEPQHVVPSWDEKTLWVNDDLSNDLYPIDPTTGQVGKKVAVDDPYNLYFTPDGSSAMVMAERLRRIDFRDPHTMALQHSLPVPCGGVNHADFSADGSFFLASCEFSGKLLVIPTDGSAVRSVIDLNAIATPGANDPMAARMSGVGSEMEKGVSSMPQDVRLAPDGKTFLAADMQRNGTWLIDAATQKVRGFLHTGKGAHGIYPSRDASVLYVSNRDEGSISVVDAATLTVRATWPIPGGGSPDMGGVSADGSQLWLSGRYDGVVYVISTADGSLLKKIEVGDGPHGLAVWPQPGQHSLGHTGNMR, from the coding sequence GTGAGGACTTCCCCCCGCACCCGCGCGTCCCGCCCGCCCCGCCGGGGCCTGCTGCCCGCGCTCGTGCCCGCGCTGGTGCCCGCGCTCCTGATCGCCCTCGCCGGCTGCAGCGCCACCGGGTCCGACCCGGCCGGCAGCGCCAGCAGCGACGCGTCGATGGCGGGCATGGCGGGGATGTCGTCGTCAGCCCCTGCGGCTCCGGGCTCGACGGCCGCCACCTCCACGGCCGCGGCGTCCTCGGCGGGCGTCTACGCCGGCGCGGGTGCCGGGATGCTCTCCGAGACCGCGAAGACGGCCAAGCCGCTGGTGTACGTCCCCAACACCAAGAGCGACACCGTCGACGTGGTCGACCCCACCACCATGGCGGTGCTCAGCAGCTTCCCCGTGGGCCACGAGCCGCAGCACGTGGTGCCCTCCTGGGACGAGAAGACCCTCTGGGTCAACGACGACCTGTCCAACGACCTCTACCCGATCGACCCCACCACCGGCCAGGTCGGCAAGAAGGTCGCCGTGGACGACCCGTACAACCTCTACTTCACCCCCGACGGCAGCTCCGCCATGGTCATGGCCGAGCGCCTGCGCCGGATCGACTTCCGCGACCCGCACACCATGGCCCTGCAGCACTCCCTGCCGGTGCCGTGCGGCGGCGTCAACCACGCCGACTTCAGCGCCGACGGCAGCTTCTTCCTCGCCTCCTGCGAGTTCAGCGGCAAGCTGCTGGTCATCCCCACCGACGGCTCCGCCGTGCGCTCCGTCATCGACCTCAACGCCATCGCCACCCCCGGCGCCAACGACCCCATGGCCGCCCGCATGAGCGGCGTCGGCTCGGAGATGGAGAAGGGGGTCAGCTCCATGCCGCAGGACGTGCGCCTGGCCCCCGACGGCAAGACCTTCCTGGCCGCCGACATGCAGCGCAACGGCACCTGGCTCATCGACGCCGCCACCCAGAAGGTCCGCGGGTTCCTCCACACCGGCAAGGGCGCCCACGGCATCTACCCCAGCCGCGACGCCTCCGTGCTCTACGTCTCCAACCGCGACGAGGGCAGCATCAGCGTGGTCGACGCCGCCACCCTCACCGTGAGGGCCACCTGGCCCATCCCCGGTGGCGGGTCGCCCGACATGGGCGGCGTCAGCGCCGACGGCAGCCAGCTGTGGCTGTCGGGCCGCTACGACGGCGTCGTCTACGTCATCTCCACCGCCGACGGCTCCCTCCTCAAGAAGATCGAGGTCGGCGACGGCCCCCACGGCCTGGCGGTCTGGCCCCAGCCCGGCCAGCACTCCCTCGGACACACCGGGAACATGCGATGA
- a CDS encoding sirohydrochlorin chelatase codes for MSGPSAAPVLVAVSHGTRSPAGRRTVAQLRLAVAAARPGLEVVAAHVDVHKPALEDVVARLAAAGRACVVVPLLLSTGYHVRSDVASAVRAARAAGGRAVAAAALGPDPVLVDLLLDRLTAAGAHDDDAVVLAAAGSLAPQAAADVEHVLAALSARRGAPVTAGYASAQAPTVAQACAALRRTGGAPGRRVAVVPYLLAPGVFSQRLEALLDGSDGPAPAEVVAKTLCADGDVDPRLAALALRRYDEALAAGEALSPLAAAR; via the coding sequence GTGAGCGGGCCGAGCGCGGCCCCGGTGCTGGTGGCCGTCTCGCACGGCACCCGCTCGCCGGCCGGCCGGCGCACCGTCGCCCAGCTGCGCCTGGCCGTGGCCGCCGCGCGGCCGGGCCTGGAGGTGGTGGCCGCTCACGTGGACGTGCACAAGCCCGCCCTGGAGGACGTGGTGGCGCGCCTGGCCGCCGCCGGACGGGCCTGCGTCGTCGTCCCCCTGCTGCTGTCCACCGGGTACCACGTGCGCTCCGACGTCGCCTCCGCGGTGCGCGCAGCCCGCGCCGCGGGAGGCCGCGCGGTGGCCGCGGCGGCGCTCGGGCCGGACCCCGTGCTGGTGGACCTGCTGCTCGACCGCCTCACCGCCGCCGGTGCCCACGACGACGACGCCGTGGTGCTCGCGGCCGCCGGGTCGCTCGCACCGCAGGCCGCCGCCGACGTCGAGCACGTGCTCGCCGCCCTGTCCGCGCGCCGCGGCGCGCCCGTCACCGCGGGGTACGCCAGCGCCCAGGCCCCGACCGTCGCGCAGGCGTGCGCCGCGCTGCGCCGGACCGGCGGCGCCCCGGGACGGCGGGTGGCCGTGGTGCCGTACCTGCTCGCCCCCGGGGTGTTCTCCCAGCGCCTGGAGGCGCTCCTGGACGGCTCCGACGGGCCGGCCCCCGCCGAGGTGGTGGCGAAGACCCTGTGCGCCGACGGCGACGTCGACCCTCGCCTGGCGGCCCTCGCGCTGCGCCGCTACGACGAGGCCCTCGCAGCCGGCGAGGCCCTCAGCCCGCTGGCTGCCGCTCGATGA